DNA sequence from the Ramlibacter agri genome:
CCGGTGCAGAACCTGCGCCTGGGCGGCCGCCAGAGCAAGAGCCGCTACCAGTACGCGATGCAGAGCGTCAGCGCCGACGCGCTGTCCGACTGGTCCAACCGGATGATGGAGCGCATGCGCGCCGACCCGGCGTTCCGCGACGTTACCAGCGATTCGCAGAACCGTGGCCTGCAGGCATCGCTGCGCATCGATCGCGACAAGGCCAACCTGCTGGGCGTGCAGATCGGCGACGTGCGCAATGCCTTGTACGACGCCTTCGGCGAGCGCCAGGTGTCCACCATCTACAGCTCGGCGAACAGCTACCTCGTGATCCTGGAAGCGTCCAACGAGGACCGGCGCTTCGAGGAAGGCGTGTCCAAGATCAACCTGCGCGGGCGCAACGGCGCGCTGGTGCCGCTGTCGGCGCTGGCGGTGGTGGAGCGCACGGTGGGGCCGACCGCCGTCAACCACCAGGGCCAGTTGCAGGCGATCACGATCTCGTTCAACCTCGCGCCCGACACGCCGCTGGGCGTGGCCACCGGCAAGATCGACCAGTTCGCGCAGCAGCTGAAGCTGCCGCCGTCCATCATCACCAGCTATGGCGGTGACGCGGCGGTGTTCCAGGATTCGCAGGGCAGCCAGGCCATCCTGCTGGTCTCGGCGCTGCTGGTGATCTACGTGCTGCTGGGGGTGCTGTACGAAAGCTACGTCCACCCGCTGACCATCCTGGCCGGCCTGCCGTCGGCGGCGGTGGGCGCGCTGCTGACGCTGAAGCTCTTCGGCTTCGACCTGACGCTGATCGCCACCATCGGCATCCTGATGCTGATCGGCATCGTGAAGAAGAACGCGATCATGATGATCGACTTCGCGCTGCACGCGCAGCGCGAGCTGGGCATGACGCCGCAGGAGGCGATCCGGGAAGCCTGTCGCCTGCGCTTCCGCCCGATCCTGATGACGACGCTGGCCGCGCTGATGGGCGCCTTGCCGATCGCCTTCGGCCTCGGCGCCGGCGCCGAACTGCGCCAGCCGCTGGGCCTGGCGGTGTCGGGCGGCCTGATCTTCTCGCAGGTGGTGACGCTGTACATCACGCCCGCCATCTACCTGGCGCTGGACCGCTTCAGCGGCCGCGGCCCGGTGCAGGACCTCGAAGCCTTCGGCCGCAAGCTGTTCCCGCCGGTGCCTCCGAGCGACTTGATAGCGAAGTAGGCGGGGACGGACTTCCGGACGCAAAAGACGCAAAGGATCCGCAAAGGACGCAAAAAAATCCTTTGAATTGTTTTGCGTCCTTTGCGTTCTTTCGCGCCCTTTGCGTTCGGAAGTCCGCCTTCTACCCTCTAGATCGCCCCGTCGAACATCATCACGTCCACTTCGTCGCCCGGCGCGACGTCGCCCTGCGCGTGATGCAGCACGATCAGCCCGTTCGCCTGCACCATCGAGCTCAGCACGCCCGAGCCCTGGTTGCCGGTCGTGCGCACCTGCAGCGTGCCGTCGGCGGCGCGGCTGACGATGCCGCGCTGGTATTCCGTGCGGCCCGGCTTCTTGCGCATGGTCTCCGCGCTGTGCGCTTTCAGCAGGAAGCTCTCGCTGGCCCGCGCGCCCATCATCCGCAGCAGGGCAGGGCGCACGAAGGCGAGGAAGGTCACCATCACGGCCACCGGGTTGCCCGGCAGGCCGAACAGCACCGAGGAGCCAATGCGCCCGACGGCCATCGGGCGTCCCGGACGCATGGCGATGCGCCAGAAGGCGACATCGCCCAGCTTCTTCATCATGGCCTTGGTGAAGTCCGCCTCGCCGACGCTGACGCCGCCGCTGGTGATGATGGCGTCGGCGCGCGTGGCGGCGTCACGGAAAGCCGCCTCCAGCAGGTCCGGCTGGTCGCGCACCACGCCGAGGTCGATGACCTCGCAGCCCAGGCGGGTGAGCAGCCCGTGCACCGTGTAGCGGTTGCTGTCGTAGACGGCGCCTTCGCGCGGCGGCTCGCCCAGGCTCAGGATCTCGTCGCCGGTGGAGAAGTAGGCCACCTTCAGGCGGCGGCGCACCTGCACCTGCGCGATGCCGAGGCTCGCCACGAGCCCCAGCGCCGCGGGACCGAGCCGCTCGCCGGCAAGCAGGGCCGGGTGGCCCTGCATCAGGTCCTCGCCCTTCAGGCGCCGGTTGTCGCCGCGCTTCAGCAGGCCGGCGGGGACGGCGATGCGGCCGTCATCCGCGACCTTCGCGAACTCCTGCGGCACCACGGTGTCCAGGCCCGCCGGCATGATGGCGCCGGTCATGATCTTCACGCACTGGCCCGGGCCGGCACTGCCTGGCCAGGCCTTGCCCGCCAGCGCGGTGCCCGCCACTTCCAGCTGCAGCGGGGCATCGCCGGCCAGCAGCGCGCCGTCGAAGGCGTAGCCGTCCATGGCGGAGTTGTCGTGCGGCGGCACGCTGATCGGCGACACCAGGTCCGCGGCCAGCACGCGGCCCAGCGCGCCGAACACGCCGACGGACTCGGTCCCGGCCACCGGGGCCACCAATTGCGCCAGGAAGGCGCCCACGGCATCGGCGCTCAGCGCCTGCGGGTCGTAGCCTTGCAGCTGCGCCGCGATCTCGGCGATCGTCTTGTGGCTCACCTTGCCTGTTCCAGCTTGTGCAGTTCGGCCAGCGTGTTGGCGTTGAAGAAGGCGGCCGGGTCGTCGCCGGGCCGGTCGAAAGGCACCAGCACGGTCCGGTGCTGGCCGGTCCAGGCGTCGATCTTGCGGCCGCCGGCGTGCGTGAAGCGCACCAGGCTTTCCATCAGCGCGTGGCGCATCAGCGAGAACACGGGCTGGGCCCGCGGCTCGCTGCCTTCCTGCTCGCGCGCCGCCGCCATCGCGATCTCGGCGCCTTCGCGCTCCATCGCCTCGGCCAGGCGTACCACCAGGTCCGCGGGAAAAAGTGGCGTGTCGCAGGGCACGGTGACCAGGTACTCGGTCTCGCAGCGCTCCAGACCCACCAGGAAGCCCGCCAGCGGGCCCGCGTAGTCGGCCAGGCCATCGGGCCAGACCGGCACCCCGAAGGACTCGTAGGCGCTCAGGTTGCGGTTGGCATTGACCATCACTTCCGCCACCTGCGGCTGCAGGCGCAGCAGCGTCTGCAGGGCGAGCGGCATGCCGTGGAAAGCCTGCAGGCCCTTGTCGACGCCGCCCATGCGGGAACCGCGTCCGCCGGCAAGGATGACGCCGGTGATGTCTTCTCTTTGGATCATCCGCCGATGTAGCTCATTTCGACCCGGCGCCTTGCGCCGCCGGTGTCGGCAGCCTGCGTGCCGCGCAGTTCGGAATAGCGGTCGTCACGGCCTTGCCAGATGTGGCCGATGGCCGATGCGATCTCCGCGTCGTCGGCGCCGCCGCGCATGAGTGCGCGCAGGTCGTAGCCGTTGCTGGCGAACAGGCACAGGTAGAGCTTGCCCTCGGTGGACAGCCGCGCCCGGTTGCAGTCGCCGCAGAAGGCGTGGGTCACGCTGCTGATGAAGCCGACCTCGCCGGCGCCGTCGGCATAGGCCCAGCGCTGCGCGGTCTCGCCAGCGGCGGTGGGCTGCAAAGGCCGCAGCGGGAATTCGCTTTCGATCAGGCGCCGCACCTCGGACGAGGGCAGCACTTCGTCCATGCGCCAGCCGTTGGTGGCGCCGACGTCCATGTATTCGATGAAGCGCAGCGCGACGCCCGTGCCGCGGAAATGGCGCGCCATGGGCAGGATCTGGTCCTCGTTGGTGCCGCGCTTGACGACCATGTTGACCTTGATCGGGCCCAGCCCGGCTTCGCGCGCAGCGTCTATCCCTGCCAGCACCTCATGGACCGGGAAGTCGACGTCGTTCATGCGCCGGAAGACCTCGTCGTCCAGGCCGTCGAGGCTGACCGTGACGCGCTGCAGGCCGGCTTCCTTCAAGGCCTTGGCCTTGCGCGCCAGCAGCGAGCCGTTGGTGGTGAGGGTCAGTTCGGGCGGCGTGCCGTCCACGGTGCGCAGCGCCGCGAGCTGGGCGACCAGCACTTCGAGGTTCTTGCGCAGCAGCGGCTCGCCGCCGGTCAGGCGGATCTTGTGCACGCCGTGGGCCAGGAACTGGCGGGCCAGGCGCGTGATTTCCTCGAAGCTCAGCAGCGACGCATGCGGCAGGTACTGGTAGTCCTTGTCGAACACCTCCTTGGGCATGCAGTAGCTGCAACGGAAATTGCAGCGGTCGGTGACGCTGATGCGCAGGTCGCGCAAGGGCCGCCCGCGCGTGTCCGCCAGCAGGCCGGTCGGCGTGATCGCCTGCGCAGGCACGGGTGCGCCCAGCGCCGCCAGGCGCTGGTCGACCAGGGGAATCACGCGTTCTGCCATGCCGTGATTGTGGGGCTTGCGCCGGTCCCGGACAAAAAACCGGGGATTCGCCGCCTGTTGGTTAAAGCGCACGAGCGCGTGAAAACTGG
Encoded proteins:
- the glp gene encoding gephyrin-like molybdotransferase Glp, with translation MSHKTIAEIAAQLQGYDPQALSADAVGAFLAQLVAPVAGTESVGVFGALGRVLAADLVSPISVPPHDNSAMDGYAFDGALLAGDAPLQLEVAGTALAGKAWPGSAGPGQCVKIMTGAIMPAGLDTVVPQEFAKVADDGRIAVPAGLLKRGDNRRLKGEDLMQGHPALLAGERLGPAALGLVASLGIAQVQVRRRLKVAYFSTGDEILSLGEPPREGAVYDSNRYTVHGLLTRLGCEVIDLGVVRDQPDLLEAAFRDAATRADAIITSGGVSVGEADFTKAMMKKLGDVAFWRIAMRPGRPMAVGRIGSSVLFGLPGNPVAVMVTFLAFVRPALLRMMGARASESFLLKAHSAETMRKKPGRTEYQRGIVSRAADGTLQVRTTGNQGSGVLSSMVQANGLIVLHHAQGDVAPGDEVDVMMFDGAI
- the mobA gene encoding molybdenum cofactor guanylyltransferase MobA gives rise to the protein MIQREDITGVILAGGRGSRMGGVDKGLQAFHGMPLALQTLLRLQPQVAEVMVNANRNLSAYESFGVPVWPDGLADYAGPLAGFLVGLERCETEYLVTVPCDTPLFPADLVVRLAEAMEREGAEIAMAAAREQEGSEPRAQPVFSLMRHALMESLVRFTHAGGRKIDAWTGQHRTVLVPFDRPGDDPAAFFNANTLAELHKLEQAR
- the moaA gene encoding GTP 3',8-cyclase MoaA, which translates into the protein MAERVIPLVDQRLAALGAPVPAQAITPTGLLADTRGRPLRDLRISVTDRCNFRCSYCMPKEVFDKDYQYLPHASLLSFEEITRLARQFLAHGVHKIRLTGGEPLLRKNLEVLVAQLAALRTVDGTPPELTLTTNGSLLARKAKALKEAGLQRVTVSLDGLDDEVFRRMNDVDFPVHEVLAGIDAAREAGLGPIKVNMVVKRGTNEDQILPMARHFRGTGVALRFIEYMDVGATNGWRMDEVLPSSEVRRLIESEFPLRPLQPTAAGETAQRWAYADGAGEVGFISSVTHAFCGDCNRARLSTEGKLYLCLFASNGYDLRALMRGGADDAEIASAIGHIWQGRDDRYSELRGTQAADTGGARRRVEMSYIGG